The proteins below are encoded in one region of Syntrophotalea carbinolica DSM 2380:
- a CDS encoding autotransporter domain-containing protein — MLFFPEKMRMFLGVCGLLVGLLWGIVSPAAAADFVVNETLSPGEDFYGIDASLAVSPFINYDNYSLTVYGDGSGSFEDVSFNAYGIYSNSATEIQNFGNISITAMGGTATALAGAAAGNEVYGIFAAAAVTNNGAINVTATGGTATASSGADSNVEAYGIYSLGPVTNGGALTVIATGGTAIAGDDADTDTFGIYSRDNVINSGAITVTTTGGTATDDASIDADADGYGIRSYGTVTNDGSITVAAVGGTATADTYAETESEAFGISSRGAVTNQGDITVTSTGGVSTSAAADGAYASAYGFGIDTDNDITNSGTINVTATGGTANATSSEPYALAIGLNAAGDVTNTGDIITTATYGSGAGTAPFSDIFGEAHALAGGIVTDGGDVFNSGNITATATASDSLTSVAIGIVMDGSGSLTNTGIIRTNGASRAYEVAVMSGSVSLIDSYNLNLDADPSVGSLYVAGGATLVLNDAMLSVTSAGSAPQMNTEYRIFDTDDGGTVSGSFGGLTSALNPDVVVLYHDQSTTTSTDDTVSLGYSPGASPQLEAMDLLRHAVTLSSDLAGQRIALGFLKYQLTDRTPGPYADSLMVANDATGGYRLAPYNVFFTPYYANIDKDASPAGYDADLVGFVTGIEHRAGSTLSGMYLGYTHAGLDFTGNGYSGDGEDQEVLSLGVQSMGNRGHWTWRGQLGGFYGWHDYEGLTGINLELRENADYNSYGAHTSLLGGYLIPVGTQIFLPEAGIEYLWLHSDSFTTDADDSGWDVHSSAMDEHQVRALASLRWLTRMQIGEVEMAPSLMAGVRCLLTDSDLSVNQSVAGSGPVTVKTEQDDVAGTVSASVRFSKEQLSSELSYGGEFGDETTSHSAWLRFYFAF, encoded by the coding sequence ATGCTATTTTTTCCGGAAAAGATGCGTATGTTTTTGGGGGTTTGCGGACTTCTGGTCGGGCTGCTATGGGGAATCGTTTCTCCGGCTGCGGCAGCGGATTTCGTCGTTAACGAAACCCTGAGTCCCGGTGAAGATTTCTATGGAATTGATGCCTCCCTGGCCGTTTCACCGTTTATCAATTACGACAACTACTCACTCACAGTCTACGGTGATGGCTCGGGAAGCTTCGAGGATGTTTCATTCAATGCTTACGGTATTTATTCCAATAGCGCGACAGAAATTCAGAATTTTGGAAATATCAGCATAACCGCTATGGGCGGAACGGCAACGGCCCTCGCAGGAGCCGCAGCCGGAAACGAAGTTTACGGAATTTTTGCCGCAGCAGCCGTGACCAACAACGGGGCCATTAACGTGACCGCCACCGGTGGGACCGCCACGGCCTCCTCCGGGGCCGATTCAAACGTCGAAGCCTATGGCATTTACTCCTTAGGCCCCGTAACCAACGGAGGGGCACTCACTGTAATTGCTACCGGTGGAACTGCAATAGCCGGTGACGATGCCGATACCGATACTTTTGGCATCTATTCGCGTGATAACGTGATCAACTCCGGGGCCATTACCGTAACCACTACCGGAGGAACCGCAACCGACGATGCCTCTATAGACGCCGACGCCGACGGGTATGGCATCCGTTCCTATGGCACCGTGACCAATGACGGATCAATCACCGTGGCCGCCGTAGGCGGAACCGCAACTGCCGACACCTACGCTGAAACGGAAAGCGAAGCTTTCGGTATTTCCAGTAGAGGCGCCGTGACCAACCAAGGGGATATCACCGTAACCTCCACTGGAGGAGTATCAACTTCCGCCGCCGCCGATGGTGCCTACGCCTCCGCCTATGGCTTCGGCATTGACACGGATAACGATATCACTAACAGCGGCACGATTAATGTTACCGCTACCGGTGGAACTGCCAATGCAACCTCTTCGGAGCCCTATGCTTTGGCGATCGGCCTGAATGCCGCCGGGGACGTGACCAATACCGGCGATATCATAACGACGGCCACCTACGGTAGCGGCGCAGGGACAGCCCCCTTTTCCGATATCTTCGGGGAGGCTCACGCCTTGGCCGGCGGCATCGTTACCGATGGAGGCGACGTATTCAATAGCGGCAACATTACGGCGACCGCCACGGCTTCGGATTCTTTAACCTCTGTGGCCATCGGCATTGTTATGGATGGCAGCGGATCATTGACCAATACCGGCATTATACGGACCAACGGGGCAAGCAGAGCTTATGAGGTTGCGGTAATGTCCGGGTCCGTATCGCTGATCGATAGTTATAATCTCAATCTGGATGCCGATCCAAGCGTCGGCTCCCTGTATGTGGCAGGGGGGGCCACATTGGTCCTGAACGATGCGATGCTCAGCGTAACATCGGCCGGCAGCGCGCCCCAAATGAACACCGAATACCGGATTTTTGATACCGACGACGGCGGAACGGTATCCGGCTCCTTCGGTGGTTTGACTTCCGCGCTTAACCCCGATGTCGTCGTCCTTTATCATGATCAGTCGACCACCACAAGCACCGATGATACGGTATCCTTGGGCTATAGTCCCGGAGCCTCTCCGCAATTGGAAGCCATGGACCTGCTACGGCATGCGGTGACCCTGTCCTCCGATCTGGCCGGACAACGTATCGCCCTCGGATTTTTAAAATATCAATTGACCGACCGTACACCCGGACCGTACGCAGATTCTCTTATGGTTGCCAACGATGCCACCGGAGGATATCGGTTAGCTCCGTACAACGTCTTTTTCACCCCCTATTATGCCAACATCGACAAAGATGCGTCCCCCGCCGGCTACGATGCCGATCTGGTTGGCTTCGTCACCGGTATCGAACACCGGGCCGGATCCACCCTCTCCGGTATGTATCTCGGGTACACCCATGCCGGACTCGATTTTACAGGCAACGGCTATAGCGGCGACGGAGAAGACCAGGAAGTGCTCTCCTTAGGGGTGCAGTCGATGGGAAACCGGGGCCATTGGACCTGGCGCGGCCAACTGGGCGGGTTTTATGGTTGGCATGATTACGAAGGGCTGACCGGCATTAACCTCGAACTTAGAGAAAACGCCGACTACAATAGCTACGGAGCACACACCTCGTTGCTTGGAGGTTACCTTATTCCCGTCGGAACCCAGATATTTTTACCGGAAGCCGGCATCGAATACCTGTGGTTGCATTCCGACAGCTTCACCACCGACGCTGATGATTCCGGATGGGACGTACACAGCTCTGCAATGGATGAACATCAGGTACGCGCCCTGGCATCACTACGTTGGTTGACCCGCATGCAGATCGGAGAAGTGGAAATGGCTCCGTCACTGATGGCCGGGGTACGCTGTCTCCTGACCGACAGCGACCTGAGCGTGAATCAATCGGTAGCGGGCAGTGGCCCGGTGACGGTAAAAACAGAGCAGGACGATGTTGCCGGTACGGTTTCCGCCTCGGTGCGATTCAGCAAAGAGCAACTTTCCTCGGAGCTATCTTACGGCGGAGAATTCGGAGACGAAACCACCTCGCATAGTGCCTGGCTACGCTTCTACTTTGCATTTTGA
- a CDS encoding GGDEF domain-containing response regulator: MRKVLVIDQQVFSRIKLKDSLSSEYFVLEANNEKEAVGLAKTNPPDLVILDMEMLGENSSSVCRKLKETRETKNIPLILLYTNEQRDDIANGLHSGADDYLTKPFNPNDLLARIEIHLRTRDYYADLRKIDLLMLLELTEIISVTRNPKRILSIIVERMIETIDVSRCSIIGINDFGELLVIASSDLPENKEIKLNLKRYPEIEKALSTQRPIVVQDVKSNPLMKSVRENIKDLPDNSIFVVPIVKKQNVIGTFFLRTASPLKDGITDRIFKLCQIIASISGNALENAMIFESMETNKKLLEELSVRDSLTQLYNHQYYHTRFEEEFSRAQRYDLPLSCIFFDIDDFKKINDRYGHLTGDMVLRQIARLIKKLLRKSDISARYGGEEFAICLPNTGTDSANQFAERLLVLIRELSIQQLKGEHVTVSMGTSTYMNNNVASYRELIQLADKAMYQAKESGKNRICCANILS; this comes from the coding sequence GTGAGAAAAGTCCTCGTCATCGATCAACAGGTTTTTTCGCGGATCAAACTTAAAGATTCATTAAGTTCGGAATATTTCGTTCTTGAAGCAAACAACGAAAAAGAAGCGGTAGGCTTGGCGAAAACCAACCCTCCGGATCTGGTCATTTTGGATATGGAGATGTTGGGTGAAAACAGCTCCTCTGTTTGCAGGAAACTAAAGGAAACCCGGGAAACCAAGAATATTCCATTGATTTTGCTGTATACAAACGAGCAAAGGGATGACATAGCAAATGGACTGCATTCCGGAGCCGATGACTACCTGACGAAACCATTTAATCCGAATGACCTGCTTGCCCGAATTGAAATTCATTTACGCACAAGGGATTACTATGCAGATCTCAGAAAAATAGATCTGCTCATGTTGCTGGAATTGACGGAGATCATTTCCGTTACCAGAAATCCCAAAAGGATTCTTTCAATTATTGTTGAAAGGATGATTGAAACCATCGATGTTTCAAGATGCTCCATTATCGGCATCAACGACTTTGGTGAATTGCTTGTTATAGCCAGCAGCGATCTTCCGGAAAACAAGGAAATAAAGCTGAACCTGAAAAGATATCCGGAGATCGAAAAAGCCTTGTCTACCCAGCGGCCCATTGTGGTGCAGGACGTCAAAAGCAACCCCCTTATGAAATCCGTCAGGGAAAACATCAAGGACTTGCCGGATAATTCAATTTTTGTCGTACCGATCGTCAAGAAACAGAACGTTATAGGAACCTTTTTCCTGCGTACTGCATCTCCATTGAAGGATGGCATCACGGATAGAATTTTCAAACTGTGCCAGATCATCGCCAGCATTTCGGGGAATGCTCTTGAGAATGCGATGATCTTTGAATCCATGGAAACCAATAAAAAGCTCCTCGAGGAGTTGTCCGTCCGGGATAGCCTGACCCAGCTATACAATCACCAGTATTATCACACCCGCTTCGAAGAGGAGTTTTCCAGGGCGCAACGCTATGATTTGCCATTGTCCTGCATTTTCTTCGACATCGATGACTTTAAAAAAATAAATGATCGCTATGGCCATCTCACCGGGGACATGGTGTTGCGGCAGATTGCCCGACTGATCAAAAAGCTGCTCCGCAAAAGTGACATTTCGGCCCGTTATGGGGGAGAAGAATTCGCCATATGCCTGCCGAACACAGGAACTGATTCCGCGAACCAATTTGCCGAAAGGCTTCTGGTGCTGATCAGGGAGCTTTCCATCCAGCAACTCAAGGGGGAACACGTCACGGTCAGCATGGGAACCTCGACTTACATGAACAACAACGTGGCCTCATACAGGGAATTGATCCAGCTCGCTGACAAGGCCATGTATCAGGCAAAGGAATCGGGGAAGAACCGGATCTGTTGTGCCAACATATTGTCTTGA